The proteins below are encoded in one region of Reichenbachiella sp. 5M10:
- a CDS encoding hemolysin III family protein, translating into MGKRIGKNQTLGEEISNAITHGITALTAIGGLIVLIVMAVQSDQKWSLFSALFYGSSLVLLYTFSTFYHSLTHKTAKRVFNILDHCGIFLLIAGTYTPVLLITIGGVTGWTFFAIQWGMALIGILLKIFFTGKYNTLSTALYAFMGWIVVFKINLVKSLLPEPAFWLLAAGGFSYTIGIVFYIIDYRMKYAHFIWHLFVMTGTVLHFIMMVMYIFKT; encoded by the coding sequence ATGGGTAAAAGAATAGGAAAAAACCAGACGCTCGGTGAAGAAATATCCAATGCCATCACACATGGCATCACCGCATTGACCGCCATCGGAGGGCTCATCGTACTCATCGTCATGGCTGTACAGAGCGATCAAAAGTGGAGCTTGTTTAGCGCCCTATTTTATGGTAGTAGCTTGGTACTACTCTACACCTTTTCGACATTCTACCACAGTCTCACACACAAGACAGCCAAGCGTGTCTTCAACATCCTCGATCACTGCGGGATATTCCTGTTGATCGCAGGGACCTACACTCCCGTACTGCTGATCACCATAGGAGGGGTCACCGGTTGGACTTTTTTTGCGATTCAGTGGGGGATGGCTCTGATCGGTATCCTGCTCAAAATCTTCTTTACAGGAAAATACAACACCCTATCTACAGCGCTCTATGCCTTCATGGGCTGGATCGTTGTATTTAAGATCAACTTGGTCAAGTCCCTACTTCCAGAGCCTGCTTTCTGGCTACTCGCTGCAGGGGGATTTTCTTATACCATCGGAATTGTCTTTTACATCATAGATTACCGCATGAAATATGCGCATTTCATTTGGCACCTATTCGTCATGACAGGCACCGTCCTGCACTTCATCATGATGGTCATGTATATCTTCAAGACATAG
- a CDS encoding prolipoprotein diacylglyceryl transferase, whose protein sequence is MTVLEMIIWSPSPDIFTIPGLGHPVRWYGLMFALGFILAQQVMYWIFKSENKNVKDVDQLTMYLVIAVVVGARLGHCLFYNPGYYLTNPFEIIKIWEGGLASHGGAIGMLVALYLYSRKHGDQSYLWILDRVAIVTVLVGACIRIGNFMNSEIIGLPTGSDRGIVFARSVEDMFTSIDSRIEDVSFEEGGEIVSSQPGYIPMTIKLTYKRGIELDANNAQLFFETTIPRAIARYHQVGEHIALPANQTVHYETYELRGVQHAKVAVLAIPRHPGQLYEAIACLLMFLVLSHIWYHHRTQIKTGFLFGLFMVMLWSERFSVEFFKENQEAWEATIPLNMGQWLSIPMFLIGVVVLVRSWGFTAKKK, encoded by the coding sequence ATGACAGTATTAGAGATGATTATTTGGAGTCCAAGTCCGGACATTTTCACTATTCCTGGTTTGGGACACCCTGTCCGATGGTACGGGCTGATGTTTGCCTTAGGGTTTATCCTCGCGCAGCAGGTGATGTATTGGATTTTCAAATCTGAAAACAAGAACGTCAAGGATGTGGATCAGTTGACTATGTATCTGGTGATTGCAGTAGTCGTGGGGGCCAGACTGGGACATTGTCTGTTTTACAACCCGGGCTACTACTTGACCAATCCCTTCGAAATCATTAAAATATGGGAAGGTGGACTGGCTAGTCACGGAGGAGCGATAGGTATGTTGGTGGCGCTCTACCTATACAGTCGCAAGCACGGAGACCAAAGTTATCTTTGGATCTTGGATCGTGTTGCCATTGTGACGGTGCTTGTAGGGGCTTGTATACGTATTGGCAACTTCATGAATTCTGAAATCATCGGTTTGCCGACAGGCTCAGACCGGGGTATTGTCTTTGCGCGTAGTGTCGAGGATATGTTTACGAGTATAGACTCACGGATTGAGGACGTGAGCTTCGAAGAAGGAGGCGAGATTGTAAGTAGTCAGCCAGGATATATACCTATGACGATAAAGTTGACCTACAAGCGGGGGATTGAACTGGATGCCAACAATGCCCAGTTGTTTTTTGAGACGACAATACCACGTGCCATCGCTCGGTATCATCAAGTAGGGGAGCACATAGCTCTACCCGCCAATCAAACGGTGCATTACGAAACGTACGAGTTGCGTGGTGTGCAGCATGCCAAAGTCGCCGTACTCGCGATTCCTAGGCATCCAGGGCAGCTCTATGAGGCGATCGCGTGTCTTTTGATGTTCTTGGTACTGTCACATATTTGGTACCACCATAGGACGCAGATCAAGACAGGCTTCTTGTTTGGGCTATTCATGGTAATGTTGTGGTCGGAGCGATTCTCCGTTGAGTTTTTCAAAGAGAATCAAGAAGCATGGGAAGCTACTATTCCACTTAATATGGGTCAATGGCTGAGCATACCTATGTTCCTCATCGGAGTAGTTGTGCTGGTCAGGTCTTGGGGCTTTACAGCCAAAAAGAAATAG
- a CDS encoding TrkH family potassium uptake protein, whose amino-acid sequence MKFNYKVILNVLGLLILLNGAFMMTCIPFSLYFGGEDFQALLVSGLSAMVIGYLIFALSRKNRSKELKKKDGYLIVTLGWVTMSLFGTLPYLLSGSIPDFTDAFFETISGFTTTGATILTDIESLDKGILFWRSLTQWIGGMGIIVLAVAILPLLGIGGMQLFVAEAPGISPDKLKPRITETAKRLWLIYVTLTLTEMVLLWAGGMTFYDALNHALTTMATGGFSTKNASVAYYTSPYIQYVIIVFMFLAGTNFTMTYFALHGRLGVVLKNEEFRSYALLTVLAATLTSIGIYKTMGTPLEVSFRDGLFQVVSIVTTTGYVTADYTQWPYEVILLLFVLMFVGASAGSTAGGVKIVRHLILVKNSVLELNRQLHPSAILPVRFNGKAVQKDITFNILAFIMIYVSIFALGSMLMAWIGVDFMTAISSVATSLGNIGPGLGDVGPVDHFGNLPTLGKWVLCMLMLLGRLELFTVLILFTPYFWRKV is encoded by the coding sequence ATGAAATTCAACTACAAAGTCATCCTCAATGTCCTGGGCCTGCTGATCCTACTCAACGGCGCCTTCATGATGACCTGTATTCCATTCAGTCTCTATTTTGGAGGAGAAGATTTTCAAGCACTACTAGTTTCTGGCCTCTCAGCGATGGTGATCGGCTATTTGATTTTTGCGCTTTCGCGAAAAAATAGGTCCAAAGAACTCAAGAAAAAGGATGGATATTTGATCGTGACATTGGGTTGGGTGACGATGTCTCTCTTTGGGACTTTGCCTTACCTTCTTAGCGGTTCGATTCCTGATTTTACGGATGCTTTTTTTGAGACGATATCTGGATTTACCACGACGGGAGCGACTATATTGACTGACATTGAGAGTCTAGACAAGGGTATTTTGTTTTGGAGGAGCTTGACGCAGTGGATCGGAGGCATGGGGATTATCGTGTTGGCTGTAGCGATTTTGCCACTTCTTGGTATTGGGGGTATGCAGCTTTTCGTGGCAGAGGCCCCGGGGATATCTCCAGACAAACTAAAACCACGAATTACAGAGACGGCCAAGAGGCTATGGCTCATTTATGTCACGTTGACCTTGACGGAAATGGTCCTGCTATGGGCGGGAGGGATGACTTTTTATGACGCGCTTAACCATGCCTTGACCACCATGGCGACTGGTGGATTTTCGACTAAAAACGCAAGTGTGGCCTATTATACTTCTCCCTATATACAGTATGTGATCATTGTGTTCATGTTTTTGGCAGGGACGAATTTCACCATGACCTATTTCGCCTTGCATGGTCGGTTGGGTGTAGTACTCAAAAACGAAGAGTTTCGGTCTTATGCTTTGCTGACTGTTTTGGCAGCTACATTGACGAGTATTGGGATATACAAGACGATGGGGACGCCTTTAGAGGTTTCTTTTCGTGATGGGTTGTTTCAGGTTGTGTCTATAGTGACGACTACAGGGTACGTCACGGCGGACTATACGCAGTGGCCCTACGAAGTGATATTGCTGCTGTTTGTCCTGATGTTTGTGGGGGCTAGTGCAGGGAGTACTGCTGGTGGGGTCAAGATTGTTAGACATCTGATTTTAGTCAAAAACAGTGTGCTGGAACTCAATAGGCAGCTACATCCTTCGGCGATTTTACCAGTTCGGTTCAACGGCAAAGCGGTACAAAAAGACATTACCTTCAATATTCTGGCCTTTATCATGATCTATGTGAGCATTTTTGCCTTGGGCTCTATGCTGATGGCATGGATTGGTGTGGATTTCATGACGGCCATTAGTTCGGTGGCAACCTCACTGGGCAACATCGGTCCCGGGTTGGGAGATGTAGGACCTGTAGATCATTTTGGTAACCTGCCTACTTTGGGCAAGTGGGTGCTATGTATGCTGATGTTGCTGGGACGATTGGAGTTATTTACCGTATTGATTTTGTTCACGCCTTATTTTTGGCGCAAAGTATAA
- the trkA gene encoding Trk system potassium transporter TrkA gives MRIIIAGAGDVGFHLAKLLAYEAHDINIIDMDDDRLQYISNHLDVHTTKGNSTSYRVLEEAQISKADLLIAVTESETTNISTSIIGKHLGAKKTIARVSNTEYIQRKDILDLKDIGIDEVISPESLAAKEIKRLLKESALTDTFDFEKGVLSLVGISIDEESELKDKTLVETAYLNPEYSFITVAILRGEETIIPHGDNKFMLNDHAYFICQPNGVERVLDLAGKQRESIKNLMILGGSKIGIQAARQLSKKYNIKLIEQDRDKCFELADTLPNTMIINGDGRDVELLKEEGIDDMDAFIAVTGNSETNMISSLVAKNHNVPKTISLVENMDYIHLSQNIGVDTMINKKLIAASFIFRYIRKGQVLNLTTIHGVDAEIVEFEVKEGSKILDAELRNLDFPQSALIGGVIRGGKGITARGNFMFEPKDRVVVLSKPECIRKVESYFK, from the coding sequence ATGAGAATAATAATTGCAGGAGCAGGAGATGTCGGGTTTCATTTGGCTAAGTTATTGGCCTATGAGGCACACGACATCAATATCATCGATATGGATGATGATAGACTTCAGTACATCTCCAATCACTTGGATGTACATACCACCAAAGGGAACTCTACGTCGTACCGTGTACTTGAAGAGGCACAAATCTCAAAGGCTGATCTACTGATCGCTGTGACTGAGTCAGAAACAACCAATATTTCGACTTCTATCATAGGCAAGCACCTAGGGGCAAAAAAGACCATCGCCCGGGTTTCCAACACGGAATATATTCAACGAAAAGACATTTTGGACCTCAAGGACATTGGAATCGATGAGGTCATCTCTCCAGAGTCCTTAGCTGCCAAGGAGATCAAGAGACTACTCAAGGAAAGTGCCTTGACAGACACCTTTGATTTCGAAAAAGGAGTTCTTTCGCTGGTGGGGATATCGATCGACGAAGAGTCAGAACTCAAAGACAAAACCCTAGTAGAGACGGCTTATCTTAACCCAGAGTATTCGTTCATTACTGTGGCTATCTTGCGCGGAGAGGAGACGATCATTCCTCACGGAGACAACAAGTTCATGCTCAACGACCATGCCTACTTCATCTGTCAGCCCAATGGTGTGGAGCGTGTGTTGGACTTGGCAGGCAAACAGCGTGAATCGATCAAGAACCTGATGATCTTAGGGGGGAGTAAAATTGGGATACAAGCAGCGCGGCAACTCAGCAAAAAGTACAACATCAAACTCATCGAGCAGGATAGAGACAAGTGCTTTGAACTTGCCGACACTTTGCCCAACACCATGATCATCAATGGAGATGGTCGTGATGTAGAGCTGCTCAAAGAAGAGGGAATTGACGACATGGATGCGTTTATCGCGGTGACGGGCAACTCAGAGACCAACATGATTTCGTCTTTGGTCGCCAAAAATCACAATGTGCCTAAGACGATTTCACTTGTAGAAAACATGGACTATATCCATCTGTCACAAAATATCGGTGTGGATACGATGATCAACAAAAAACTGATTGCGGCGAGTTTCATCTTCCGGTACATTCGCAAGGGTCAGGTGCTCAACTTGACGACCATCCATGGTGTGGATGCGGAGATAGTGGAGTTTGAAGTCAAAGAGGGGTCCAAGATTCTTGACGCGGAGCTTCGCAACTTGGATTTTCCACAGTCAGCACTGATAGGAGGAGTCATACGCGGAGGAAAGGGAATCACAGCTAGGGGTAATTTCATGTTTGAGCCCAAAGATCGCGTGGTGGTATTGTCCAAACCCGAGTGTATCCGCAAGGTCGAAAGTTATTTTAAATGA
- the mnmD gene encoding tRNA (5-methylaminomethyl-2-thiouridine)(34)-methyltransferase MnmD produces the protein MPKVEIFETKDGSHSLLLPEMNETYHSTHGALTEAEYVFLDKGVKYWRAQHPEASSLRILEVGFGTGLNAWLTALVAEEMAFEIAYASLEKYPLDTEVLEQLNYASKLDRKGALECFAAVHASPWGDWGSITDSFTLAKLHTDVLYYQIEEGSFDLIYFDAFAPSKQPEMWSMAVLTKMYDALKQGGVLVTYCAQGQFKRDLKSVGFQIEELPGPPGKKEMTRAVKP, from the coding sequence ATGCCTAAAGTAGAAATATTTGAGACCAAAGATGGCTCGCACTCACTGCTTTTGCCAGAGATGAACGAGACCTATCACTCTACACATGGAGCTTTGACAGAGGCAGAGTATGTGTTTTTGGACAAAGGGGTGAAGTATTGGAGGGCGCAACATCCAGAAGCATCGTCTTTGCGGATTTTGGAGGTCGGTTTTGGTACAGGGCTCAATGCTTGGCTTACTGCCTTGGTAGCCGAAGAGATGGCTTTTGAAATTGCGTATGCTTCGCTAGAGAAGTACCCACTCGATACCGAGGTGCTAGAGCAGCTCAACTATGCCAGTAAGCTTGATCGAAAGGGAGCTCTGGAGTGTTTTGCAGCGGTGCATGCGAGCCCTTGGGGCGATTGGGGATCTATCACGGACAGTTTTACGCTGGCAAAACTGCATACAGATGTGTTGTACTATCAAATTGAAGAAGGAAGCTTTGATTTGATTTATTTTGACGCTTTTGCTCCGTCCAAGCAGCCTGAGATGTGGAGTATGGCGGTGTTGACTAAAATGTACGACGCGTTGAAGCAAGGAGGAGTACTGGTGACCTACTGTGCACAAGGGCAATTCAAAAGGGATTTGAAGTCGGTAGGCTTCCAAATCGAAGAATTACCGGGACCTCCTGGCAAAAAGGAAATGACAAGGGCGGTAAAACCATAG
- the ispF gene encoding 2-C-methyl-D-erythritol 2,4-cyclodiphosphate synthase, giving the protein MKPNIRVGYGYDVHQLAEGEEFWLGGILVPHTHGAVGHSDADVLIHVICDALLGAANMRDIGYHFADTDPKFKGIDSKILLADVMQLIREAGFEVGNIDSTICLQRPKVNPHINEMKRVLSEVMEMDEEDVSIKATTTEKLGFVGKEEGVSAHATVLIYRNA; this is encoded by the coding sequence ATGAAACCAAATATACGAGTAGGCTATGGGTATGATGTCCATCAGCTAGCAGAGGGAGAGGAGTTTTGGCTCGGAGGGATCTTGGTACCGCATACACATGGAGCCGTGGGGCATTCGGATGCGGATGTGTTGATTCATGTGATCTGTGATGCTCTGCTGGGTGCGGCAAATATGAGAGACATTGGATATCACTTTGCCGATACAGATCCTAAGTTCAAAGGGATAGACAGCAAAATCTTGCTCGCAGATGTGATGCAGCTCATTCGTGAAGCGGGTTTTGAAGTAGGAAACATTGATTCTACGATTTGTCTTCAACGGCCCAAAGTCAATCCTCACATCAATGAAATGAAACGAGTCTTGTCAGAGGTGATGGAGATGGACGAAGAGGACGTATCGATCAAAGCGACTACCACGGAGAAGTTAGGTTTTGTAGGTAAAGAAGAGGGAGTGTCTGCACATGCGACCGTATTGATCTATCGAAATGCCTAA
- a CDS encoding acyltransferase, translating to MGILDYKIFDRLRETIQSQERIEAFDFVRSMAALSVILTHFKIVETHSIDIDAFFILSGYLVVQMLSRETPSVNQRYFVSRWTKIIPSYFFFLVFAFLVGKVFFADIYGENIPHFSEWKQYLLFYRNYAGLPHRWAFEHVWTLCVEEHFYALIWIVSLVAGSRSSFRRRALWFACFIIVCCVLAKTQAIWTDIAEYPTYTHNRLDAFCYGALIFLLRDQIQSKGLFQSRLWCVAVVVLLLVIAQIDESAHQLALRIASPMLLAILLVYLMQFRFHSIFRVLAYYSYNAYLWHYFILIPIVFYWGYTWVGFSIYLGLTVVLAFLTTHFVEDVFIGRRRQIFAILFKNSRD from the coding sequence GTGGGGATACTTGATTACAAGATATTCGACAGGTTGCGTGAGACGATACAAAGTCAGGAGCGGATAGAGGCCTTTGATTTTGTGAGAAGTATGGCTGCATTGTCTGTTATTCTTACCCATTTTAAAATTGTGGAGACGCATAGCATTGATATTGATGCCTTTTTTATCCTCTCAGGATACTTGGTTGTACAGATGCTTAGTAGAGAGACCCCCTCCGTCAACCAGCGTTATTTTGTGAGTCGATGGACCAAGATCATCCCTTCTTATTTTTTCTTTTTAGTCTTTGCCTTTCTAGTGGGCAAGGTGTTTTTTGCAGACATCTATGGGGAGAATATACCACATTTTAGTGAGTGGAAACAGTACCTCTTGTTTTATCGCAACTATGCCGGATTGCCCCACCGGTGGGCGTTTGAGCATGTTTGGACCTTGTGTGTGGAGGAGCATTTTTATGCTTTGATATGGATCGTGTCGTTGGTGGCTGGGAGTAGGTCATCCTTTCGAAGAAGGGCGCTTTGGTTTGCTTGCTTCATCATTGTGTGTTGTGTATTGGCTAAGACTCAAGCTATTTGGACAGATATAGCCGAGTATCCAACCTATACACACAATAGGCTCGATGCCTTCTGCTATGGTGCGTTGATCTTTTTGTTGAGGGACCAAATCCAGAGCAAAGGGTTGTTTCAGAGTAGATTGTGGTGTGTCGCAGTAGTTGTTCTACTGCTAGTGATTGCTCAGATAGATGAGAGCGCACATCAGCTAGCTTTGAGAATCGCTTCGCCGATGCTTCTCGCTATTCTGCTGGTGTATCTCATGCAATTCCGATTTCATTCCATCTTTAGAGTCTTGGCTTATTATAGCTACAATGCTTACTTGTGGCATTATTTTATTTTAATCCCTATCGTATTCTATTGGGGGTATACCTGGGTGGGCTTTTCTATTTATTTGGGACTGACGGTTGTTCTTGCATTTTTGACAACTCATTTTGTGGAAGACGTTTTCATAGGACGAAGACGGCAAATATTTGCAATTTTGTTTAAAAACAGTCGGGATTGA
- the mazG gene encoding nucleoside triphosphate pyrophosphohydrolase codes for MSQPRSKPDTQRPEKLAAFDRLLTVMDELRENCPWDKKQTWETLRHLTIEETYELSDAILEDDHEEVKKELGDLMLHMVFYARIAQEKGEFDVADVLHGICEKLIYRHPHIYGDTKADNEAEVKANWEKLKLKEKGNKSVLGGVPKSLPAMVKAMRIQEKARGVGFDWDDQEQVWNKVQEELGEFKEEIDKGDQEASLDEFGDLLFSMVNYARFVGIDPEEALERTNKKFIKRFQYLESESKKDGKRMGEMSLEEMDEYWEKAKSL; via the coding sequence ATGTCTCAACCAAGAAGTAAGCCAGATACCCAACGCCCTGAAAAATTGGCAGCATTTGATCGTCTTCTGACGGTCATGGACGAGCTGCGGGAGAATTGCCCGTGGGACAAAAAACAAACCTGGGAAACGCTACGCCACCTGACAATCGAGGAGACTTATGAGTTGTCAGATGCTATCCTAGAGGATGACCATGAAGAAGTCAAAAAAGAACTCGGGGACTTGATGCTGCACATGGTTTTTTATGCTCGGATTGCCCAAGAAAAGGGGGAGTTTGATGTGGCGGACGTGTTGCATGGCATTTGCGAAAAACTCATCTATCGTCACCCTCACATATATGGTGATACCAAAGCAGACAATGAAGCAGAAGTCAAGGCCAATTGGGAAAAGCTAAAACTCAAGGAGAAAGGAAACAAATCTGTCCTAGGAGGAGTTCCTAAGTCTTTGCCCGCGATGGTCAAAGCAATGCGTATCCAGGAGAAAGCCCGTGGTGTGGGATTTGATTGGGATGATCAAGAGCAAGTTTGGAACAAGGTCCAAGAGGAGCTAGGGGAGTTTAAAGAAGAAATAGATAAAGGGGATCAAGAGGCCTCTTTGGATGAATTTGGTGACTTGCTTTTCTCAATGGTTAATTATGCGCGATTTGTTGGGATTGATCCAGAGGAGGCCTTGGAGCGCACCAACAAGAAGTTCATCAAACGGTTCCAATATCTAGAGTCCGAAAGCAAAAAGGACGGGAAGCGGATGGGAGAGATGTCGCTAGAGGAGATGGACGAGTATTGGGAAAAGGCCAAATCGCTATAG
- the glmM gene encoding phosphoglucosamine mutase: MTLIKSISGIRGTIGGKEGQALTPNDVVKYAAAFGLWTKENSANKKIVIGRDARPSGDLITKIVSGVLQSLGIDVIDLGLSTTPTVEMAVPHENASGGIIITASHNPNGWNALKLLNADGEFISDAQGQRVLEIAESGEIEYVPSKDLGSYTLNDTYIDYHIDKILALDLVDVDLVRGADLKIAVDAVNSTGAIAIPKLLDKMGVRDYKILYDEPNGLFPHNPEPLPENITHICSEVESGRYNLGIVVDPDVDRLAFVADNGEPFGEEYSLVMIADYVLKNTPGNTVSNMSSTRALKDVTLKNGGQYEASAVGEVNVVTKMKSTNAIIGGEGNGGIIYPELHYGRDALVGIALFLTALAKFGKSSSFLRATYPNYHISKNKIDLTDNIDVDAVLLQIQKKYEKQPINTEDGIKIEFDSEWVHLRKSNTEPIIRIYSESESQNTAEVLAKKLIMDIKEIVTEKVED; the protein is encoded by the coding sequence ATGACATTGATAAAATCTATCTCCGGTATCCGGGGAACAATTGGTGGGAAAGAAGGCCAAGCACTTACTCCCAATGATGTTGTAAAATATGCTGCAGCTTTTGGTCTTTGGACCAAGGAAAACAGCGCCAACAAAAAAATCGTGATCGGTAGAGATGCTCGGCCCTCGGGTGACCTCATTACCAAAATTGTATCAGGTGTACTCCAGAGCCTAGGAATCGATGTGATCGATCTTGGACTCTCCACAACACCAACTGTAGAGATGGCCGTGCCTCATGAAAATGCCTCAGGCGGCATCATCATCACTGCCAGCCACAATCCCAACGGGTGGAATGCACTCAAGCTACTCAATGCAGATGGAGAGTTCATCTCTGATGCACAAGGCCAGCGTGTACTAGAGATCGCCGAGTCGGGAGAGATCGAGTATGTCCCGTCCAAAGACCTTGGCAGCTATACCCTCAACGACACCTACATCGACTACCACATTGATAAAATCTTAGCTTTGGATCTAGTCGACGTAGATTTAGTCCGTGGTGCAGACCTCAAAATCGCCGTAGATGCAGTGAATTCTACTGGCGCCATTGCCATACCCAAGTTGCTCGACAAGATGGGTGTAAGAGACTACAAGATATTGTACGATGAACCCAACGGTCTGTTTCCTCACAACCCTGAGCCACTTCCCGAAAACATCACTCACATCTGCAGTGAAGTAGAAAGTGGTCGATACAATCTAGGAATCGTCGTAGATCCAGACGTAGATAGACTAGCTTTTGTCGCAGACAATGGTGAGCCATTTGGTGAAGAATACAGTCTCGTGATGATCGCTGACTATGTCCTCAAAAACACCCCTGGCAACACTGTTTCCAACATGTCATCGACACGAGCACTCAAAGATGTCACCCTCAAAAACGGCGGCCAGTATGAGGCCTCTGCTGTAGGAGAAGTCAATGTCGTGACCAAAATGAAATCCACAAATGCCATCATAGGGGGTGAAGGCAACGGTGGCATCATATATCCTGAATTACATTATGGTAGAGACGCTCTAGTAGGTATCGCTTTGTTTTTGACCGCCTTGGCCAAATTTGGCAAATCTTCTTCCTTCTTGCGAGCGACCTATCCCAACTACCACATCTCGAAAAACAAAATCGATCTGACGGACAACATCGATGTAGATGCCGTCTTGCTGCAGATTCAAAAGAAATACGAAAAGCAGCCCATCAATACCGAGGATGGTATCAAAATTGAATTTGATAGTGAGTGGGTACACTTGAGGAAATCTAACACAGAACCAATCATCCGCATCTACTCTGAGTCCGAATCCCAAAACACTGCGGAAGTCCTAGCCAAAAAACTGATCATGGACATCAAGGAAATAGTCACCGAAAAAGTAGAGGACTAA
- a CDS encoding SDR family oxidoreductase: MKLTGNKILITGGTKGIGLAMAERFMILGNQVIVTGRNTYALKCLSEKYPALITYQSDLTIEEEVVALIAWVKAEHTDLNIVINNAGVQFNYDITEQDKVMHWVSEELATNLLAPIHLSVGLSSLLESNENCAIVNVSSALAFVPKQSAPVYGASKSGLHAFTQVLRYQLEGRVRVFELIPSLVDTGMTEGRGSGKISPDQLTDYFIRAFAKDQLEVNVGKVKLLRLLHRVVPAVAYRLMRFK, from the coding sequence ATGAAACTAACAGGAAACAAAATACTAATTACAGGAGGGACTAAGGGGATAGGCTTAGCGATGGCGGAACGTTTCATGATTCTGGGGAATCAAGTCATCGTGACGGGGCGCAACACCTATGCACTCAAATGTCTCTCTGAGAAGTACCCAGCTCTGATCACGTATCAGAGTGACCTGACCATTGAAGAGGAGGTAGTGGCACTGATTGCTTGGGTCAAAGCGGAACACACAGACCTCAACATCGTCATCAACAATGCCGGAGTACAATTCAACTATGATATCACAGAGCAGGATAAGGTGATGCATTGGGTGTCCGAAGAACTGGCTACCAATCTTTTGGCGCCTATTCATTTGTCCGTAGGATTGTCATCATTACTTGAGTCAAACGAGAATTGTGCCATCGTCAATGTGTCTTCGGCTCTAGCATTCGTCCCCAAGCAGTCTGCTCCAGTTTATGGGGCATCTAAATCAGGACTGCATGCATTTACACAAGTGTTGCGCTATCAGTTGGAGGGCAGGGTGAGAGTGTTCGAATTGATTCCAAGCTTAGTAGATACGGGCATGACCGAAGGGAGAGGGAGCGGTAAGATTTCCCCCGATCAATTGACGGATTATTTCATTCGGGCTTTTGCCAAGGATCAACTAGAGGTCAACGTAGGTAAGGTGAAATTGCTTCGGCTGTTGCATCGAGTGGTGCCAGCTGTAGCATATCGTCTGATGCGGTTTAAATAA